GGGGaaggtgacagctgtgatgcaggatgATGAGGACTGGAAGTCGGACGGGAGTGCAGAGTCGGTGATTCCTGGTGCCAAACCTGAGGAGGGAATGGTCTCTTTGATGCAACACTTCTTGAAcgcacagcagcgcagagaagaGCGGTTTCTGCTGGAGCTCCGGGGCCTACGGGAGTCCATTGTGGAGGCAGCTAGGCCGAACtcagatggagagagtccaCGTTTGGAGCTGCCAACGCCAGCTGCTTCGAGGGTAGCTAGTCAGCGCAGAGCGGGCTACCACAGAGACTCCCCAGGTGTGCCAGTGCTGAGAGGGCCGCCCCAGCGGATGGAGCCAACGATGCCATCTCTCCAACCTGGCGATGACATCGAGAACTACCTTCGACGGTTTGAGCGCCTAGCCAGGACCTGGAGGTGGCCTGAGGAGGAGTGGAGTTGTCGGCTAGTTCCACTGCTAACAGGACGAGCATTGGAGGCTTACCTGGCGATGGACGAGGAGCAGGCAAAGGTGTACGATGAGCTGAAGAAGGCTTTACTTGAGAAGTACGACATTTCACCTGAGACGTACCGACAGAGGTTCCGGTCAGCCACATTTCCGGCAGGGGAATCGCCGACGGAGACCTACCACCGCCTGAAGAACCTGTACGAGCGTTGGGTTCGACCGAGGGAACACTCCAAGGAGGCCAtaatcctggagcagctcctaaGGGTTCTTCCGGTTGAGACACGCACCTGGGTTCGCGAGCATGAGCCAACGGCAGGAGTGGCGGCAGCGAAACTGGCTCAACAGTACCTGAACGCTCATCGCGGGACTCTTCGCACTCAACCACCATCAGGTACTGGGCGCACCCATCCGGGGGTGGAACGGAGAGGTGCGATGCCAGCAGACTCTGCACCAGGCTGGAATCCGCCAGGAGGAAGGCCCAAAGAACTGGTGTGCTTTTACTGTCAGCAGACAGGGCATAAAGCATCTGTGTGTCCAGCGCGCAAAGCTAAACTGTCGGGGTACTGCTATGTCCCAAGAGAAGGGGATGTCGAGCTGCGCAGGGGCCGTGAGAGTCTCTCAGCATGTCATGTGACTGTGAATGGATGCTGCCTACAGGCTTTATTGGACACGGGGAGTGCATTATCAATGGTCAAATCAGGTTTTGGGTCAAATGTAGACTATGTGAATACAGTTGGGGTGCAGTGTGTTCACGGGGATGTGAAGCGGTATCCGCAGGCCGAAGTACTATTAGAAGTACAAGGGCAGACATACCTGCTAAAGGTGGCTGTAGTGGCTAGTCTACCGACAGACATGATTTTGGGCCGTGATTTGCCAGTGTTGTGTGACTTATTACAAAGCACCGAGAGGAGCACGGGAAATGTTGACTCTGTGTTACCAGGTCATCTGTCATGTCCGGCCTTTACGCGGGCACAAGCCAGGGCAGGACTCCAACCTCTACCAGACATGGATGAAAGTCTGTTGCAGGGTGGAGACAGAGGCCCAAAAAAATCGCGCAGACTGAAACGTCTGGAGAAGTACCTGGGCACACCAACCTCGGAGGTTGCTGCAGAGCACCCGGAGGGTATTGGTTGGCAAGAACCAGAAAATATAGCGGAGCTACAGAAAGGGGATGTGACGTTAAAAGCTATGTTTGAAAAAGCGATGTCTGATCAACCCTCTAACCTGTGTGAAGAAAAAAGTGTGGTTAAGAATGACATTTTGTATGTACAAGCTGGGGATAAATCTCGCCTTGTTGTCCCGGCTAGCTGCCACCCACTCGTCTTACACCTAGCACACTCTGTCCCGTGGGCTGGTCACCTGggccaacagaaaacatttgcacgTGTTAGCTCTCGGTTTCATTGGCCAACATTGTATGCTGATGTTCGCACCTACTGCAACTCTTGCCCAACCTGTCAGAAGACCAGTGCTGTGCCGCGGCAGCACAGGGCCCCATTGCACCCTCTCCCTGTGCTCTCTGAGCCCTTTAGGCGGATCGCCATGGACATTGTGGGACCGCTGGAGAAAAGCAGTGCGGGACATCGCTACATCCTGGTCATCAGTGATTACGCAACAAGATATCCAGAAGCTTTTCCACTGCGCACAGCAACTTCACCAAACATCGTCCCTGCCCTGGTACAACTTTTCTCCCGAGTGGGAATACCTGAAGAGATCCTGACAGACCAAGGCACCAACTTTACATCGCGGCTGATGGGGCAGTTGTACCGGCAACTGGGCATCACTGCCATCAAGACAACCCCATACcatccacagacagacggactaGTAGAGAGGTTCAACCAGACACTGAAAAACATGCTACGGAAATTTGTGGTGGATACTGGAAAAGACTGGGACAAATGGCTGCCATTTGTCCTCTTCGCTTACCGAGAAGTCCCCCAAGCATCCACCGGGTTCTCACCATTCGAGCTTCTCTATGGTTGGCAGGTACGGGGACCACTGGATCTGCTGAGGGAAAGCTGGGAAGAGGGTATGACAGCcaagccagaggagagaggcatcGTGCAATATGTACTGGAGATGAGGGAGCGACTCGAGCAGTACAGAGACCAGGCAAGGGAGAACCTGCAGGCAACACAACGATACCAGAAGCGGTGGTATGATCAGCATGCACGACTACGGCAATACCAACCAGGCCAGAGAGTGCTACTTTTGCTACCTACCTCAACGAGCAAACTTCTGGCAAAATGGCAAGGCCCATATACCGTGGTACGCAAGATGGGGCCAGTAACATACGAGGTCCATCACCCAGACAAGGGAAAGGCAAAGCAGACATATCATGTCAATCTTTTGAAGGAGTGGAAGGAGTCACCGGAGAAGAAACCTCAGCCATGCTGGTACGGAAGGTGacgggtgaagaggaagaggacagtGTGGAAGTTGCGGAAAGAAAGATGTCTGTGTTGGATTTGAATCACCTAGACGACATCAAGTGCCAGGAGTTGCAGGGTCTATTAGACCAGTTTCCAGCGTTGCTTCGTCAGAGGCCGGGGCGAACAGCGCTGATCCACCATGCCATCCACCTCACAGATAACACGCCGTCCAGGCAGAGGCCGTATCGGGTACCGGAACGTTTGGTGGCTCCATTGAAGGAAGAAATTAGGATGATGAAGGAGCTGGGAGTGATTGAGCCATCTACAAGCGAGTGGTGCAGCCCAGTGGTGATTGTCCCGAAGAAAGACGGGTCTATCCGTGTCTGCATCGACTTTCGGAAGATCAACACCCAATCCCAGTTCGACGCCTACCCGATGCCACGGGTAGATGACCTGCAACAAGTGCTGCAGAAGATTGCTGAGGCTGGCCTGACCCTAAACATGGGGAAATGTGAATGGGCAAAACAGGAGGCACAATACCTGGGGTACCATCTGGGCAATGGACAGCTACGACCCCAGGTCAATAAGGTGGAATCCATCTGCCAGAGCCCAAGGCCGAAGACCAAGAAGGAGGTGAGGTCATTTCTGGGCCTGGTGGGATGGTACCGGAGGTTCATCCCAGACTTCGCCTCCATAGCAGCACCCCTAACAGATCTGCTGGGTAAGGGGGTACCAAACCCCATTCGGTGGACTGAGAACTGCGAGGCAGCATTTAGGgccctgaaggagaagatgtgcTCCAGGCCAGTGTTGCAGAGCCCGGACTTCTCCCAAGGTTTCCTGGTCCAAGTAGACGCGTCAGCGGTGGGTCTAGGAGCCGTGTTGGTCCAGGGGCCCAAGGGAGAAGAAAAACCGATAGCTTACCTCAGTCGCAAGCTATTACAGAGAGAGACCCGCTATTCAGCGGTAGAGAAGGAGTGCCTGGCCATCAAGTGGGCCTTGGAAAGCTTGAGGTACTACCTCTTGGGAAGGACATTCGACCTTGAAACGGACCACAGAGCGTTGACTTGGCTGCATTCCACAAAGGAACACAATGCCAGGGTCATGAGATGGTACCTGTCGTTGCAGCCGTTCAACTTTAAAATTCGGCACAGACCTGGACGCCTGAATGTGGTAGCAGACTACCTGTCAAGGAACCCGACAGGCACTCTGCTAGGAGAGGGGGAAGGTGGTGTGACAAACCGCcagtttgtttcccactgagcagccccggactgtgcgcacacacaaacacacacaacacacgcaccagctgattggccgcagagagcgggtgcacacgcaatcgtgcggccatttggacatttcaccaccattacatcttgttacgccgttagactaaccacatacacttgtcacttttgttggttttggtttcttgtgtcCGTACTTACGTGTCGAGTAGTCGGACTCCCGCGTCGCGCCGGCAAGaccggacagctgggcgacgctcacttttgacgtcattgcagtgtcgcctcggcgcgaggcgcgggtcagacgaaaccacttttgtttgttgttattatttggtcctagtcattatttgtggggtattcttgtgttatgaatctgagaattattgtgggaatatgggtgattgatttatacttgtttaaaggtgaatattgggattataaatatttagtttccagaacgttctggagaatggttccacccagttgaagggggcggggccaggcctttaagaagagtggccaaactcccttgtgggggagagtggactggacggagagcgagttggttggtgagagagtgttgacgaagagaagagacattccttttatttgagcaggttttttttttcaggttgatttcctcatccatagttgtccttatcattctgtttttttttttttgtctgttgcacccgcggggtttttggagcaactgtaaatactgcacctaattcttttctgcactatacttttggactgaataaactcaccatctgcgagcaagccatct
Above is a window of Betta splendens chromosome 9, fBetSpl5.4, whole genome shotgun sequence DNA encoding:
- the LOC129604626 gene encoding uncharacterized protein LOC129604626: MATRKTAPKGRKPGPRLRSQGKVTAVMQDDEDWKSDGSAESVIPGAKPEEGMVSLMQHFLNAQQRREERFLLELRGLRESIVEAARPNSDGESPRLELPTPAASRVASQRRAGYHRDSPGVPVLRGPPQRMEPTMPSLQPGDDIENYLRRFERLARTWRWPEEEWSCRLVPLLTGRALEAYLAMDEEQAKVYDELKKALLEKYDISPETYRQRFRSATFPAGESPTETYHRLKNLYERWVRPREHSKEAIILEQLLRVLPVETRTWVREHEPTAGVAAAKLAQQYLNAHRGTLRTQPPSGTGRTHPGVERRGAMPADSAPGWNPPGGRPKELVCFYCQQTGHKASVCPARKAKLSGYCYVPREGDVELRRGRESLSACHVTVNGCCLQALLDTGSALSMVKSGFGSNVDYVNTVGVQCVHGDVKRYPQAEVLLEVQGQTYLLKVAVVASLPTDMILGRDLPVLCDLLQSTERSTGNVDSVLPGHLSCPAFTRAQARAGLQPLPDMDESLLQGGDRGPKKSRRLKRLEKYLGTPTSEVAAEHPEGIGWQEPENIAELQKGDVTLKAMFEKAMSDQPSNLCEEKSVVKNDILYVQAGDKSRLVVPASCHPLVLHLAHSVPWAGHLGQQKTFARVSSRFHWPTLYADVRTYCNSCPTCQKTSAVPRQHRAPLHPLPVLSEPFRRIAMDIVGPLEKSSAGHRYILVISDYATRYPEAFPLRTATSPNIVPALVQLFSRVGIPEEILTDQGTNFTSRLMGQLYRQLGITAIKTTPYHPQTDGLVERFNQTLKNMLRKFVVDTGKDWDKWLPFVLFAYREVPQASTGFSPFELLYGWQVRGPLDLLRESWEEGMTAKPEERGIVQYVLEMRERLEQYRDQARENLQATQRYQKRWYDQHARLRQYQPGQRVLLLLPTSTSKLLAKWQGPYTVVRKMGPVTYEVHHPDKGKAKQTYHVNLLKEWKESPEKKPQPCWYGR